One window of the Crassaminicella thermophila genome contains the following:
- a CDS encoding cation:proton antiporter, protein MESKVAFLLHIGILLLGANIGGIISKKLKQPAVLGQILAGMFLGMGILEKTELVHYLAEIGVVFLMFIAGLETDVNELRASGKSSTAIAVAGVLAPLILVSGAAYLISGNLISSIILGLISIATSVSISVQTLKEIGQLKTRQGVAILGAAIIDDIIGVILLTIVVGMVRPGTGSNVFIVILKILLFFLITIVIGYILVQILFKISDRVNVRRRIVPYAIITCLILAFISEELGVAAITGAYFSGVIFSMTPYRHKISHDVELVSNTIFTPIFFVAIGLGVELSTIGYGLAFSMLLLALGIIGKIIGCGWGAKLTGFSAKHAFQVGIGMVPRAEVSLIIASLGLKMNLIGDKEFASAIVLVIFTTLITPSLLKASFKEEEKQKAT, encoded by the coding sequence GTGGAGTCAAAAGTAGCTTTTCTATTACACATTGGGATTCTTTTATTAGGAGCTAATATAGGAGGAATTATTAGTAAAAAATTGAAGCAGCCTGCTGTATTAGGACAGATTTTGGCAGGGATGTTTTTAGGGATGGGGATTTTAGAAAAGACAGAGTTGGTCCATTATTTAGCAGAAATTGGCGTAGTGTTTCTTATGTTTATTGCAGGGCTAGAAACGGATGTCAATGAATTGAGGGCTTCTGGAAAATCTTCTACAGCAATTGCAGTAGCAGGTGTATTGGCTCCCTTGATTTTGGTTAGTGGTGCAGCTTATTTAATCAGTGGAAACTTAATAAGTAGTATTATTTTAGGTCTTATTTCTATTGCCACAAGTGTTAGTATATCTGTCCAAACCCTTAAAGAAATAGGCCAGTTAAAGACAAGGCAAGGGGTAGCAATTTTAGGAGCAGCTATTATAGATGATATTATCGGTGTTATTCTTTTAACAATTGTAGTAGGTATGGTAAGACCAGGGACTGGTAGTAATGTCTTTATTGTTATTTTAAAAATTCTTTTGTTTTTCCTAATAACTATTGTTATAGGATATATTTTAGTGCAAATATTATTTAAAATATCTGATAGGGTTAATGTGAGAAGAAGAATTGTGCCTTATGCAATAATAACTTGCTTAATACTTGCGTTTATATCAGAAGAACTTGGAGTTGCAGCGATTACAGGAGCATATTTTTCCGGGGTTATTTTTTCTATGACACCTTATAGACATAAAATATCTCATGATGTTGAGTTGGTTTCTAATACTATATTTACCCCTATATTTTTTGTAGCTATTGGATTAGGCGTAGAGTTAAGCACTATTGGGTATGGATTAGCTTTTAGCATGTTGCTGCTCGCATTAGGAATTATAGGAAAAATTATTGGGTGTGGTTGGGGTGCAAAACTAACAGGTTTTAGCGCAAAACATGCTTTTCAAGTTGGGATTGGAATGGTTCCTAGAGCGGAAGTTTCTTTGATTATTGCTAGTCTTGGTTTGAAAATGAATTTAATCGGAGATAAAGAATTTGCGTCGGCTATTGTACTTGTGATTTTTACAACTTTAATAACTCCTTCTTTGCTGAAAGCTTCTTTTAAAGAGGAAGAAAAACAAAAAGCTACTTAA
- a CDS encoding deoxycytidylate deaminase — MRPNWDEYFMKMAEIAKTRSTCLRRKVGAVIVKNKRILSTGYNGAPTNTAHCLDIGCMRAEQKIPSGQRHELCRGLHAEQNAIIQAAYHGVSIEGATLYVTLQPCILCAKMAINAGIKKIIFKGTYPDELSMNILKEAGIELIQFDDK; from the coding sequence ATGAGGCCAAATTGGGATGAATATTTTATGAAAATGGCAGAAATAGCAAAAACAAGATCCACTTGTTTAAGAAGAAAGGTGGGTGCTGTGATTGTAAAGAATAAAAGAATATTATCTACAGGTTATAATGGAGCACCTACAAATACTGCTCACTGTTTAGACATAGGATGCATGAGAGCAGAACAAAAGATTCCATCTGGGCAAAGACATGAACTTTGTAGAGGACTTCATGCAGAGCAAAATGCTATTATTCAAGCAGCATATCATGGTGTGAGCATAGAAGGAGCTACTTTATATGTAACGCTACAGCCTTGTATATTATGTGCAAAAATGGCTATTAATGCAGGCATTAAAAAAATTATTTTCAAAGGGACTTATCCAGATGAGCTTTCTATGAATATACTCAAAGAAGCAGGAATAGAATTAATACAATTTGATGACAAGTAG
- a CDS encoding low molecular weight protein arginine phosphatase has translation MKTILFVCTGNTCRSSMAEGMFKKMLKEAGEKTKGIKVISAGTATMKGLKASKNAIEVMKEKGIDLNTHEATPITRELIEEADLILTMTRNHKNQILQIAPNAKEKVYTLKEYAGELGDILDPFGQSVCVYRECAKEIEEGLKVLVKKIIGKI, from the coding sequence ATGAAAACTATTCTTTTTGTATGTACTGGGAATACTTGTAGAAGTAGTATGGCAGAAGGAATGTTTAAAAAAATGCTTAAAGAAGCTGGAGAAAAAACAAAAGGAATTAAGGTTATTTCTGCTGGAACAGCTACTATGAAAGGATTAAAAGCTTCTAAAAATGCAATAGAGGTAATGAAGGAAAAAGGAATTGATTTAAATACGCATGAAGCAACACCTATTACAAGGGAGTTGATTGAAGAAGCAGATTTGATTTTGACTATGACAAGAAATCATAAAAATCAAATACTTCAAATAGCACCTAATGCAAAAGAAAAGGTATATACACTAAAGGAATATGCAGGAGAACTAGGTGATATCCTAGATCCCTTTGGGCAGTCAGTTTGCGTATACAGAGAATGTGCAAAGGAAATAGAGGAAGGGTTAAAAGTATTGGTTAAGAAGATAATAGGTAAAATTTAA
- a CDS encoding glycosyltransferase family 4 protein — protein sequence MNKYFFVFFIGTVISFMMTPLAKKLAYKLGAIDVPKDDRRVHKSPIPRMGGLAIYLGFLVSVLVALPLDKKMIGMLIGGTLIVLMGIVDDIKPLSAKTKLAGQLISAIILVYCGMKIGKLNIPFTDIQIKFQLLSIPVTIFWIVGITNTINLIDGLDGLAAGVAIIAALSLSYVAYVNGRYETAIMTLAIAGASMGFLPYNFNPAKIFMGDTGSLFLGYMLAAISIDGLIKGATAIATVVPVLALGLPIFDTTFAILRRAINGRPIMQPDKGHLHHKLLSTGMGQKRTVLILYAISSVFGVSAALMSSSKSWDSLFLIIAASALMYISMGMQRFEKEKSSHKE from the coding sequence GTGAATAAATACTTTTTTGTATTTTTTATAGGGACAGTCATATCCTTTATGATGACGCCATTAGCCAAAAAGCTTGCTTATAAGCTTGGAGCTATAGATGTACCAAAGGATGATCGGCGTGTACATAAAAGTCCGATTCCAAGAATGGGTGGACTGGCTATTTATTTAGGGTTTTTAGTCAGTGTGTTAGTAGCTTTGCCTTTAGATAAAAAAATGATAGGCATGCTTATTGGAGGAACACTTATTGTCCTTATGGGAATTGTTGATGATATAAAACCTTTGTCTGCAAAAACGAAACTCGCTGGCCAATTAATTAGTGCCATTATTTTGGTTTATTGTGGTATGAAAATCGGAAAATTGAATATTCCTTTTACAGATATACAAATAAAGTTTCAACTTCTTAGCATACCTGTTACAATATTTTGGATTGTGGGAATTACAAATACAATCAATTTAATTGATGGATTAGATGGATTGGCTGCAGGAGTTGCGATTATTGCAGCATTATCCCTTTCTTATGTAGCATATGTAAACGGAAGATATGAGACAGCAATTATGACTTTGGCAATTGCTGGTGCTTCGATGGGATTTTTACCTTATAACTTTAATCCAGCAAAAATTTTTATGGGAGATACAGGTTCTCTTTTTTTAGGATATATGCTTGCAGCTATATCTATAGACGGTTTAATAAAAGGGGCTACAGCTATTGCAACAGTAGTTCCTGTACTTGCATTAGGACTTCCTATTTTTGATACAACTTTTGCTATTTTGAGAAGAGCTATCAATGGAAGACCTATTATGCAACCTGATAAGGGACATCTTCATCATAAGTTGCTTTCAACAGGAATGGGGCAGAAAAGAACAGTTTTAATTCTTTATGCAATCAGTAGTGTTTTTGGAGTAAGTGCAGCCCTTATGAGCAGCAGCAAATCATGGGATTCTCTATTTCTTATTATTGCTGCGAGTGCTCTTATGTATATTAGTATGGGTATGCAGAGATTTGAGAAAGAAAAAAGTAGTCATAAAGAATAA
- a CDS encoding aspartate aminotransferase family protein, with protein MSLNKAPKNNVFYRSQNWHYPKIVRGEGIYLYDENGKRYIDGCSGSSVVNIGHGNKEIAQFAKEQIERVAFTHLSRWTVDTIEECAAKVAEWAPGDLNHVYFVSDGSDTTETAMKMARQYFVERDGQNTSKWKVITKWNSFHGNSLGSLSMTGIPGRRKPYDPMLIQFPKIPQFYHYRNPWGCETEEETAIKAAEALEYEILRQGPQNVAAFITEPVVGSAAPGVNPHPIYFKMVREICDKYDVLLIVDEVMAGFGRTGTKFAIDQYNIVPDILCCAKGMGAGYTPIGATVASEKIFNTIMVEGSGEFVHGHTYASNPLSCGIALKVMEIMERENIVENAKNQGEYFKERLQELYKYPIVGDIRGRGLMNGIEFVKDKETKEPFAVGDKVKNILTVNCLEEGLVIYPGGGAVDGVRGDHVLLTPPLTITREEVDSYFDALEKGIQKTVEMINV; from the coding sequence ATGAGTTTGAATAAAGCACCTAAAAATAATGTATTTTACAGAAGTCAAAACTGGCATTATCCCAAAATTGTAAGAGGAGAAGGGATCTACCTATATGATGAAAATGGAAAAAGATATATAGATGGATGTTCAGGCTCATCTGTTGTTAATATTGGTCATGGGAATAAAGAAATAGCTCAATTTGCAAAGGAACAAATTGAAAGAGTTGCATTTACACATCTTTCAAGATGGACTGTTGATACTATAGAAGAATGTGCAGCAAAAGTTGCAGAGTGGGCACCAGGGGATCTAAATCATGTATATTTTGTATCAGATGGTTCAGATACAACTGAAACTGCGATGAAAATGGCTAGACAATACTTTGTTGAAAGAGATGGGCAAAATACTAGTAAGTGGAAAGTAATAACAAAATGGAATTCTTTTCATGGAAATTCACTAGGTTCTTTATCTATGACGGGTATTCCAGGAAGAAGAAAGCCATATGATCCTATGCTAATCCAATTTCCTAAGATTCCTCAGTTCTATCATTATCGAAATCCATGGGGATGTGAAACAGAAGAAGAAACAGCTATTAAGGCTGCTGAAGCTTTAGAATATGAAATATTAAGGCAAGGTCCTCAAAATGTTGCAGCTTTCATTACAGAGCCAGTAGTGGGTTCTGCAGCACCAGGGGTAAATCCACATCCAATTTACTTTAAAATGGTAAGAGAAATTTGTGATAAATATGATGTATTATTGATTGTTGATGAAGTTATGGCTGGATTTGGTAGAACTGGTACAAAATTTGCTATAGATCAGTACAATATAGTTCCAGATATCTTGTGTTGTGCAAAAGGAATGGGAGCTGGATATACACCAATTGGAGCAACTGTAGCATCTGAAAAAATCTTTAATACAATAATGGTTGAAGGTTCTGGAGAATTTGTTCATGGACATACGTATGCATCTAATCCATTATCTTGTGGTATCGCATTAAAAGTTATGGAAATTATGGAAAGAGAAAATATCGTTGAAAATGCTAAAAATCAGGGAGAGTACTTTAAGGAAAGATTACAAGAATTATATAAGTATCCAATTGTAGGAGACATTAGAGGTAGAGGTTTAATGAATGGGATAGAGTTTGTTAAAGACAAGGAAACAAAAGAACCGTTTGCAGTAGGCGATAAAGTAAAGAATATCCTTACAGTAAACTGCCTAGAGGAAGGGTTAGTCATATATCCTGGTGGTGGAGCTGTCGATGGGGTAAGAGGAGACCATGTTTTATTAACGCCTCCACTTACTATAACAAGAGAAGAAGTAGATTCATATTTTGATGCATTAGAAAAAGGAATTCAAAAAACAGTTGAAATGATTAACGTTTAA
- a CDS encoding ZIP family metal transporter, whose amino-acid sequence MDTIFFIALIGLIVGMIGTGLGGLIAFFIRNPGNKFLSFILGISSGLMLAVVCFDLLPEAFEIGQLYVGIGGIIAGVFAIVCLDTILPENSESFAKMGILLGIGIALHNFPEGLAIGSGFMATKQLGIGISIVIALHNMPEGISMATPMRIGGIGRVKAFLYTILVGIPMGLGAFIGAILGEISTNFIAFCLAFAGGTMLYITCEELIPKSLCFKFKRASSFGFLIGFIVGIVISKKL is encoded by the coding sequence ATGGATACAATATTTTTTATTGCACTAATCGGTTTGATTGTTGGAATGATTGGAACGGGTTTAGGAGGACTGATTGCTTTTTTTATAAGAAATCCTGGTAACAAATTTTTAAGTTTTATTTTAGGAATTTCTAGTGGACTTATGCTGGCAGTGGTGTGTTTTGATTTATTGCCTGAAGCTTTTGAGATTGGGCAATTATATGTAGGTATAGGAGGGATTATAGCAGGGGTTTTTGCGATTGTATGTCTAGATACAATTCTTCCGGAAAATAGTGAGAGTTTTGCAAAAATGGGGATATTGTTAGGGATTGGAATTGCACTGCATAATTTTCCTGAAGGATTAGCAATTGGGTCAGGATTTATGGCTACAAAACAATTAGGGATTGGCATATCTATTGTTATTGCACTTCATAATATGCCTGAAGGAATATCCATGGCAACTCCTATGCGCATTGGGGGAATAGGTAGAGTAAAGGCTTTTTTGTATACTATTTTAGTTGGTATTCCTATGGGATTAGGTGCTTTTATTGGAGCAATTTTAGGAGAAATATCTACAAATTTTATAGCTTTTTGTCTGGCATTTGCTGGAGGAACTATGCTTTATATTACTTGTGAGGAGTTAATACCAAAGTCTCTTTGTTTTAAATTTAAAAGAGCATCAAGCTTCGGATTTTTAATTGGGTTTATCGTAGGAATTGTCATATCAAAGAAATTGTAA
- a CDS encoding DUF3870 domain-containing protein yields MKRYSENTVYFISYAKLPTEISAANMHRVVGVGMVINIDTGIIEDTSCTLITEEARSFLKQVLVGYNLHENGIEALIKKVKYRFHGSSQKAICVAIKGTYEKYITWRNENTNK; encoded by the coding sequence ATGAAGAGATATAGTGAAAATACAGTTTACTTTATTTCCTATGCTAAGTTGCCAACAGAGATTTCTGCAGCAAATATGCATAGAGTTGTAGGGGTTGGGATGGTTATCAATATAGACACAGGAATCATTGAAGATACATCCTGTACGCTTATTACAGAGGAAGCAAGAAGCTTTTTAAAGCAGGTTCTTGTAGGTTATAATCTTCATGAGAATGGCATTGAAGCTTTGATTAAAAAGGTAAAGTATCGATTTCATGGATCATCACAAAAGGCTATATGTGTGGCTATTAAAGGCACTTATGAAAAGTATATTACATGGAGAAATGAAAATACAAATAAATAA
- a CDS encoding L-threonylcarbamoyladenylate synthase: MQTKIFEIDPENIQKDGLVFAAETLKNGGTVAFPTETVYGLGANALDQEAVKKIFEAKGRPSDNPLIVHIAKLEDLKYLVKEIPQNAKKLMARFWPGPLTIIFKRSLKVPDIITAGLDTVAIRMPSHPIAKTLIQMAGVPIAAPSANLSGKPSPTQGEHVIKDLKGKVDAIISGGSCNVGLESTVVDVTEDVPMILRPGGVTKEQLEEVLGQVKVDKAIEEGHEHLIPKSPGMKYTHYSPQADVVIISGNIDEVVEHIKKLKEEKENKGFRVGIMCTDETKENYKDAVILSMGSRKNLASIANNLFAVLRRFDEEGVDIIFAESIEQKFLGHAVMNRMVKAAGYNVIKIGG, from the coding sequence ATTCAAACAAAAATTTTTGAAATAGACCCTGAAAACATTCAAAAAGATGGGTTAGTATTTGCAGCAGAAACATTGAAAAATGGGGGAACTGTTGCCTTTCCTACAGAGACCGTTTATGGGTTAGGAGCAAATGCTCTTGATCAAGAAGCTGTAAAAAAAATATTTGAGGCAAAGGGAAGACCTTCAGATAATCCCCTTATTGTACATATTGCTAAATTAGAAGATCTAAAATATTTGGTAAAAGAAATACCCCAAAATGCAAAAAAATTAATGGCAAGGTTTTGGCCTGGTCCTTTGACAATTATTTTTAAAAGGTCATTGAAGGTACCAGATATTATTACTGCAGGATTAGATACGGTAGCTATTAGAATGCCTTCTCATCCTATTGCAAAAACATTAATTCAAATGGCAGGTGTACCTATTGCAGCACCAAGTGCAAATTTATCTGGAAAACCGAGTCCAACGCAAGGAGAGCATGTCATAAAAGATTTAAAAGGGAAAGTAGATGCAATTATAAGCGGAGGAAGCTGTAATGTAGGACTTGAGTCTACTGTAGTCGATGTAACAGAAGATGTTCCGATGATTTTACGACCTGGTGGTGTTACAAAAGAGCAATTAGAAGAAGTATTAGGACAAGTGAAAGTAGATAAAGCCATAGAAGAAGGCCATGAGCATCTTATACCAAAATCACCTGGAATGAAGTATACACATTATTCACCTCAAGCAGATGTTGTTATTATATCAGGCAATATTGATGAGGTTGTTGAACATATTAAAAAGCTAAAGGAAGAAAAAGAAAATAAAGGATTTCGTGTAGGAATTATGTGTACGGATGAAACAAAAGAAAACTACAAAGACGCAGTAATTTTATCTATGGGAAGTAGAAAAAATTTAGCATCTATTGCAAATAATCTTTTTGCAGTGCTTCGCCGTTTTGATGAAGAAGGAGTAGATATTATATTTGCAGAAAGTATTGAACAAAAATTTTTAGGACATGCAGTTATGAATCGTATGGTAAAAGCTGCAGGATATAATGTAATAAAGATTGGAGGGTGA
- a CDS encoding dicarboxylate/amino acid:cation symporter has protein sequence MKKFKLQLFHKIFLGLIFGAVIGFIFSSIGGEDNAFVVKMIPVFSLLGDLFLRIIKMVVVPLVFFSIISGVANLKDLKKLKSIGIKTIILFFGTAFCAVTIGLVLAHIINPGAGITLGEAASEVQVKELPGVAETILNFFPSNPVESMAKGEMLHIISFSIFIGAALLMMGERGEPVIDLIDRASEVMFKITDIVVQFTPYGVFGLMAKATTKFGLAIFGPISKFILTDYLASFIHIAVVYSLVLAVFGKVNPIKFFKKAFQTWLVAFSTCSSMATLPVTMRIADEELGIPKENASFVLPLGATANMNGTSIYFGIIVLFAAQIYGIDLSFKMQALLVLQATLLSVGCAAVPQVGLLISIALLTSMGLPLDGIALVAGIYRIVDQAHTSTNALGDLVVATTVAGMEGDLDRRKFNNDAIVAKQNKAA, from the coding sequence ATGAAAAAATTCAAACTACAATTATTTCACAAAATTTTCTTAGGGCTCATTTTTGGAGCTGTTATAGGATTTATTTTTAGTTCTATAGGAGGAGAAGACAACGCTTTTGTAGTAAAGATGATACCAGTATTCTCTCTTTTAGGAGATTTGTTTTTAAGAATCATCAAGATGGTTGTTGTACCTTTGGTATTTTTCTCAATTATTAGTGGCGTTGCAAACTTAAAAGACCTTAAAAAGCTTAAAAGTATTGGGATTAAGACAATTATATTATTCTTTGGAACAGCGTTTTGTGCGGTAACAATTGGACTTGTTTTAGCACATATCATTAATCCAGGAGCAGGTATAACCCTAGGAGAGGCAGCTAGTGAAGTACAAGTAAAAGAGCTTCCGGGAGTTGCTGAGACAATCTTAAACTTTTTTCCAAGCAATCCAGTTGAATCTATGGCAAAAGGAGAAATGTTACACATTATATCGTTTAGTATCTTTATTGGAGCTGCACTTCTTATGATGGGAGAAAGAGGAGAACCTGTTATTGATTTGATTGATAGAGCCTCTGAAGTAATGTTTAAGATTACAGATATTGTGGTACAATTTACGCCTTACGGTGTATTCGGTTTAATGGCAAAAGCTACTACAAAATTCGGATTGGCCATATTCGGACCAATTTCAAAATTCATCCTTACAGATTATCTAGCATCTTTTATACATATTGCAGTTGTATATAGTTTGGTTTTAGCTGTATTTGGTAAAGTAAATCCAATCAAATTCTTCAAAAAAGCATTCCAAACTTGGTTAGTTGCTTTTAGTACATGTAGTTCTATGGCAACCCTTCCTGTGACAATGAGAATTGCAGATGAAGAGCTTGGGATACCAAAAGAAAATGCAAGTTTTGTATTGCCTTTAGGAGCTACAGCAAATATGAATGGTACATCTATTTACTTTGGTATTATCGTTTTGTTTGCAGCACAAATTTATGGTATTGATTTAAGCTTTAAAATGCAAGCATTACTAGTATTACAAGCGACACTTCTTTCTGTAGGTTGTGCAGCTGTACCACAAGTAGGACTTTTAATTAGTATTGCACTTCTTACAAGTATGGGATTACCACTAGATGGAATTGCATTGGTTGCAGGAATTTACAGAATTGTAGACCAAGCACATACATCTACAAATGCACTTGGTGACTTAGTTGTGGCTACTACTGTTGCAGGTATGGAAGGGGATTTAGATAGAAGAAAATTTAATAATGATGCGATTGTTGCGAAACAAAATAAAGCTGCTTAA
- the wecB gene encoding non-hydrolyzing UDP-N-acetylglucosamine 2-epimerase, with product MKKLKIMSIFGTRPEAIKMAPVVKSLEKDDFIESITCVTAQHREMLDQVLTLFNIQPGYDLNIMKAGQTLSEITSRALMGLEKIIKEVKPHMVLVHGDTTTTFTGALAAFYQQVKVGHVEAGLRSHNMYSPYPEEMNRTLTGKLSHLHFAPTKGNKENLLKEGINEENIIITGNTVIDALLQVVNKKYKFSDERLNCIDYSNKKVILMTAHRRENLGQPMVNIFSAIKEIVEKNENVEVVFPVHLNPKVRNLAYEILGNIDRINLIEPLDYEPFANLMARAHLILTDSGGIQEEAPSLGKPVLVLRTETERPEAVKAGTVKMAGIQKEKIFSLTNELINDEKAYNEMANAINPYGDGKAAERIVESIKKYFIPAGNRYN from the coding sequence ATGAAGAAGCTAAAGATTATGTCTATATTTGGAACAAGGCCAGAAGCTATTAAAATGGCTCCTGTTGTGAAAAGTCTTGAAAAAGATGATTTTATTGAGTCTATTACTTGTGTGACGGCACAGCATAGAGAAATGCTTGATCAGGTACTTACATTATTTAATATTCAACCAGGCTATGATTTAAACATAATGAAGGCAGGCCAAACTTTAAGTGAAATTACTTCTAGGGCTTTAATGGGGCTTGAGAAGATTATAAAGGAAGTAAAACCTCATATGGTATTAGTTCATGGAGATACAACAACTACTTTTACAGGAGCATTAGCTGCATTTTATCAACAAGTAAAGGTAGGACATGTGGAAGCAGGACTACGAAGTCATAATATGTATTCTCCTTATCCTGAAGAAATGAATAGAACCCTTACAGGCAAATTAAGCCACCTTCATTTTGCACCTACTAAAGGAAATAAGGAGAATCTGTTAAAAGAAGGAATTAATGAAGAAAATATTATTATAACAGGAAATACGGTAATAGATGCATTGCTTCAGGTGGTAAATAAAAAATATAAATTTTCAGATGAACGATTAAACTGCATTGATTATAGTAATAAAAAAGTGATTTTAATGACAGCTCATAGACGAGAAAATTTAGGGCAGCCAATGGTAAATATTTTTTCTGCTATAAAAGAAATTGTTGAAAAGAATGAAAATGTAGAAGTGGTATTTCCTGTTCATTTAAATCCAAAGGTAAGAAATTTAGCTTATGAAATATTAGGAAATATTGATAGGATTAATTTAATTGAACCCCTAGATTATGAACCATTTGCAAATTTAATGGCAAGAGCCCATTTGATTTTAACAGATTCAGGAGGAATTCAGGAAGAAGCACCATCCCTTGGAAAACCTGTACTTGTACTAAGAACAGAAACAGAGAGACCAGAAGCGGTAAAGGCAGGGACTGTAAAGATGGCAGGTATACAAAAAGAGAAAATCTTCTCACTTACTAATGAGTTAATCAATGATGAAAAAGCTTATAATGAAATGGCAAATGCTATAAATCCTTATGGGGATGGAAAAGCAGCAGAAAGAATTGTAGAAAGTATTAAAAAATATTTTATTCCAGCGGGTAATAGGTACAACTGA
- the rpiB gene encoding ribose 5-phosphate isomerase B, protein MKIALGSDHGGYNLKEAIKKYLEEKGIEYEDFGTNSTESVDYPEFGMKVAEAVVSGEYQRGIVCCGTGIGISISANKVPGIRCAVVSDTFSAQMSKEHNNANVLALGERVIGQGLALKIVEVWLNTEFAGGRHERRVNLIGDIEKKYAK, encoded by the coding sequence ATGAAGATCGCCTTAGGTAGTGATCATGGTGGATATAACCTAAAAGAAGCCATTAAGAAGTATCTTGAGGAAAAAGGTATAGAGTATGAAGATTTTGGAACAAATTCTACAGAATCTGTAGATTATCCAGAGTTCGGTATGAAGGTGGCAGAAGCGGTAGTTTCAGGTGAATATCAAAGAGGGATTGTTTGCTGTGGAACAGGAATTGGTATATCCATATCAGCAAATAAAGTGCCTGGCATTCGATGTGCTGTTGTTTCTGATACTTTTTCAGCACAAATGTCAAAAGAGCATAACAACGCTAATGTATTAGCTTTAGGAGAGCGGGTAATCGGACAAGGATTAGCCCTAAAAATTGTAGAAGTTTGGTTGAATACAGAATTTGCTGGTGGAAGACATGAAAGAAGAGTAAATCTAATTGGTGATATTGAAAAGAAATATGCAAAATAA
- the upp gene encoding uracil phosphoribosyltransferase, with protein MEKVFIMDHPLIQHKLTLIRDKNTGSKEFREAVKEIAMLMAYEVTRNLPLEEVEIETPVCKTKSKVLAGRKLGIVPILRAGLGMVDGMLSLIPAAKVGHIGLYRDPETLEPVEYYCKLPVDIHERDLIVVDPMLATGGSANAAIQFIKDRGATSIKLMCLIAAPEGVKAVKEAHPDIEIYVAAVDEKLNDHAYIVPGLGDAGDRLFGTK; from the coding sequence ATGGAAAAGGTATTTATAATGGATCATCCGTTAATCCAACATAAGCTTACTTTAATAAGAGATAAAAATACTGGGTCAAAAGAATTTAGAGAAGCAGTGAAAGAAATTGCAATGCTTATGGCATATGAGGTAACAAGAAATCTTCCTTTAGAAGAAGTAGAAATCGAAACACCAGTATGCAAAACAAAATCAAAGGTATTAGCTGGAAGAAAATTAGGAATAGTTCCTATTTTAAGAGCAGGTCTTGGGATGGTTGATGGAATGCTTAGTTTAATTCCTGCTGCAAAAGTAGGTCATATAGGACTTTATAGAGATCCAGAAACTTTAGAGCCTGTTGAATATTACTGCAAGCTTCCTGTTGATATACATGAAAGAGATTTGATTGTAGTAGATCCGATGCTTGCTACAGGAGGATCAGCAAATGCAGCTATCCAATTTATTAAAGATAGAGGGGCTACAAGCATCAAATTAATGTGTTTAATCGCTGCGCCAGAAGGAGTAAAAGCTGTTAAAGAAGCACATCCTGATATAGAAATCTATGTAGCTGCTGTGGATGAAAAGCTAAATGATCATGCTTATATTGTACCAGGGCTTGGAGATGCAGGAGATAGATTATTCGGAACAAAATAG